The Cinclus cinclus chromosome 3, bCinCin1.1, whole genome shotgun sequence genome has a window encoding:
- the RHAG gene encoding ammonium transporter Rh type A, translating to MPPDFDTNMRFKFSILALLLEVIVIVLYGIFVDYDPNFSAAQLYPHFQDVHVMIFVGFGFLMTFLKKYGFSSVGFNMLIAAFGLQWGILMQGFWHMEGGKIPINIESMINADFSTATALISFGALLGKTSPIQMLILTLLEITIFACNEHLVTKVLKATDVGASMTIHAFGAYFGLAAAFILYRPGLTKKHENDESTYHSDMFAMIGTLFLWLFWPSFNSAIANGPEAQGTAIINTYFSLAACTVVTFALSSLVDKRGKFSMVLIQNATLAGGVAVGTCADLAIHPFSAMFIGVIAGIVSVLGFQFLTPLMASKLKIQDTCGVHNLHGLPGILGGIAGIIVTAIKREMRNGHLLTPALQAAALGSTLGIALVGGALTGAILKLPFLGQVSDQNCFDDSAYWEVPEEETASEIYSSHRDERSRFEAAM from the exons ATGCCTCCAGACTTTGACACCAACATGAGGTTCAAGTTCTCGATCCTGGCGCTTCTTCTGGAAGTGATTGTCATTGTTTTGTATGGGATATTTGTGGATTACGACCCAAATTTTTCCGCTGCACAGTTATACCCAC ACTTTCAGGATGTCCATGTGATGATATTTGTTGGATTTGGTTTCCTGATGACCTTTCTGAAGAAATATGGATTCAGCAGTGTTGGTTTCAACATGCTCATTGCTGCCTTCGGTCTCCAGTGGGGAATTCTGATGCAAGGATTTTGGCACATGGAAGGAGGGAAAATTCCTATTAACATAGAAAG catgaTAAATGCAGACTTCAGCACAGCAACCGCTTTGATTTCCTTTGGAGCACTCCTAGGGAAAACAAGTCCCATTCAGATGCTGATCCTGACTCTTCTGGAGATCACCATCTTTGCATGCAACGAACATCTAGTAACCAAAGTATTAAAG GCCACAGATGTTGGAGCTTCGATGACTATCCATGCTTTTGGAGCTTATTTTGGTTTGGCTGCAGCTTTCATCTTGTACCGTCCTGGTCTGacaaaaaaacatgaaaacgATGAATCCACCTATCACTCAGACATGTTTGCCATGATTG GTACCCTGTTCCTTTGGCTTTTTTGGCCCAGTTTTAACTCTGCCATTGCAAATGGCCCAGAAGCCCAGGGAACAGCCATTATCAACACTTACTTCTCCTTGGCTGCCTGTACTGTTGTAACATTCGCCCTCTCCAGCTTGGTGGATAAAAGAGGCAAATTCAGTATG GTTCTCATTCAAAATGCCACCCTGGCAGGAGGAGTAGCAGTGGGTACCTGTGCTGACCTGGCCATCCACCCCTTTTCTGCAATGTTCATTGGGGTTATTGCTGGAATTGTCTCTGTCCTTGGATTCCAGTTCTTGACT CCTCTGATGGCATCCAAGCTGAAAATTCAAGACACTTGTGGAGTTCATAACCTACATGGTTTACCTGGAATTCTGGGAGGTATTGCTGGCATCATAGTAACTGCaataaaaagggaaatgag GAATGGTCACCTGCTTactccagccctgcaggctgctgctctgggaagtACACTTGGAATTGCACTGGTGGGAGGAGCACTCACAG GTGCTATTCTAAAGCTGCCCTTCTTGGGACAAGTATCTGACCAGAACTGCTTTGATGACTCTGCTTATTGGGAG GTTCCAGAGGAGGAGACAGCATCTGAAATTTACTCCAGCCACCGTGATGAGCGCAGCAGATTTGAAGCTGCCATGTAG